The genomic interval CAGTCGGCTGAAACCGGGTCGTCCGCGCTCTTCCTGCGGCGCGGGCTCCTAGCGCACGCCCAGCAGAATCTCCACCGCCAACTGGTCCAGCCGTTCGTAACGGTACCCCTTGGCGGCGAGCATTTCCAGGTCGAATTCGGCACCCTTGACTTCATTTGCGCGGTCGCTGCTGTAGCCGGCCGCAATTTCGTCCCATTCGTCGGACTGTTCGCGCAACCCGGCCAGGATTTCGGCGATTTCAGGGTCGGCGTTGAACCTGGACACCTTCTCCTTCAGGATCAGGTAAGTCCGCATGCAGCCGGCCGCGAAATCCCAGACACCGTCTTCGTCCTCGGTGCGGTAAGCGTGGGCGTCGAAGTGCCGCATGCCGTCCCAGCCCGAATCCTCCAGCAATTTGACCAGGAAGAAATTCGACTTTAACTGCACCGAACCGAAGCGAAAGTCCTGGTCGTAGCGGTCCATGTCCTGGTCGTTGAGGTCGATGTGGAAGAGTTTGCCGGCGTCCAGGGCCTGGGCGACCGCGTGCGGGAAATTGAGCCCGGCCATCGTCTCGTGGGCGACCTCGGGGTTGACCCCCACCATTTCGGGATGGTCCAGGGTAGCGATGAATCCCAGCATCGAGCCGACCGTCGGCAGGAAGAGGTGCCCGCGCGGCTCGTTGGGCTTGGGTTCGAGCGCAAAGCGCATCCCGTATCCCTGATCGTTGCAGTATTCGCACAAGAAGTTCAGCGCCTCGCGAAAGCGCGCGTAGCCTCCGGTCAGGTCCTTGGCGGCGTCTACTTCAGCGCCTTCGCGGCCACCCCAGAACACGTAGGTGGTCGCGCCCAGCTCGGCGCCGAGGTCGATCGAGCGCATCGTTTTCTGCAGCGCGAATCGCCGCACTGCGGGATCGTTGGCGGTGAACGCGCCTTCCTTGAACACCGGGTGCGTGAAGAGGTTGGTGGTCGCCATCGGGACCTTGAGGCCGTGGTCGGAGAGGGCCTGCTTGAAGGAGGAAACTATCCGGTCGCGTTCGCGTGGAGTGGCGTCGAAGGGAACCAGGTCGTTGTCGTGCAGGTTGACCCCGTAGGCTCCAAGTCCGGCGAGTTTCTCGACGATTCGCTCCGGCGGAATCGGATCGCGCACTGGGTCGCCAAACGGGTCGCGACCGATATTGCCGACGGTCCAGAGACCAAAGGTGAATTTGTCAGCCGGGGTCGGATCGTACATTGGGGCAAATCCTTGGCCACAGTACTGGAGGTGGCGCCCGCCCGTTGCGAGGCGGCGCGGATTGAGCGTTCACAGTCTAGTGGGGACGGGCGTCGTCAAGATTTGCACGGCTAGAATTTTCGCCCCAGCTTCAGAATCCGCCCGCCCGCGACCGGCTCCCCACATGACCGAAACCAACCCGCAGCTGTTCCACCCGGACCCCGACGATGCCCGCGGCGCCCCTATTTCTTCGCTGTCCGAGTACCAGCGCCTGCACCGCCTGAGCCTTAACGACCCGGAGCGCTTCTGGCGCGATCAGACGGACCAGTTCGAATGGGACCGCCCGTGGACCAATCTCTGCGACTGGAACCCTCCGTTCGCCCGTTGGTTCACCGACGGCGCCCTCAATATCACGGTCAACCTGCTGGACCGCCACGTGGCCGCTGGCAACGGGTCGCGGGTGGCCTACTTCTGGGAAGGCGAGCCGGGTGACCGCCGCACGATCACCTACGCCGACCTCCTGGATGACGTCTGTCGGGCCGCCAACGCGCTGTCCGCGCTGGGCCTGGAGTCCGGCGACCGCGTGATCATCTACATGCCGATGGTCCCGGAGCTGGTAACCGCGATGCTGGCCTGCGCCCGCCTTGGGGTGGTCCACAGCGTGATATTCGGCGGGTTTTCGGCTGATGCGATCCGTGACCGCGTACAGGACGCCGGCGCCCGAGCGGTCATAACCGCCGACGGCGGATGGCGGCGAGGCAAGGTCATTGCCCTCAAGGACAACGTCGACCGCGCGCTGGCCGATGGGGCCTGCCCCAGCGTCGAAAACGTGCTGGTGCTGCGCCGCTGCCAAAACGAAATCGGGTTCGAAGCGGGTCGCGACCGCTATTGGGACGAACTGCTCGCCGAACAGACCGCAACCTGTCCGCCGGTGAGCTTGAGCGCAGAGCACCCGCTGTTCATCCTCTACACCTCCGGCACGACCGGCAAACCCAAGGGGGTGGTGCACAGCTGCGGCGGATACATGGTCTACACCGCCATGACGTCGAAGCTCGCTTTCGGCCTCGACCAGGACGACATCTACTGGTGCACAGCCGACATCGGCTGGATCACCGGCCACAGCTACATCGTCTACGGGATCCTGGCCAACGGGATCACATCCGTGATGTACGAAGGCGCTCCGGACTATCCGGACTTCGGCCGGTTCTGGCAGATGGTCGAGCAGTACAAGATCACTGTCTTCTACACCGCTCCGACGGCGATCCGGGCGTTCATCAAGTGGGGCGATGAATGGCCGGCCGGGTCGGACCTGTCCAGCCTGCGGGTCATCGGCACGGTCGGTGAGCCGATCAATCCCGATGTCTGGCTCTGGTACCGCGAACACATCGGCGGCGGCAATTGCCCGGTAGTCGACACCTGGTGGCAGACCGAAACCGGCGGATTCATGATCACCCCGCTGGCGGCGGCGACCCCGACCAAACCCGGATCGGCGACCCTGCCGATGCTCGGCGTGGACACCGAGGTGCTGGCCGAAAACGGCGAGCCGGCCGGCCCCGACCAGCGCGGTCTGCTGGTAATCCGGCGACCCTGGCCTTCGATCATGCGGGGAATATACGCCGACGGCTGGGGGGTGACCGGTCACCCCGG from Chloroflexota bacterium carries:
- the acs gene encoding acetate--CoA ligase; the encoded protein is MTETNPQLFHPDPDDARGAPISSLSEYQRLHRLSLNDPERFWRDQTDQFEWDRPWTNLCDWNPPFARWFTDGALNITVNLLDRHVAAGNGSRVAYFWEGEPGDRRTITYADLLDDVCRAANALSALGLESGDRVIIYMPMVPELVTAMLACARLGVVHSVIFGGFSADAIRDRVQDAGARAVITADGGWRRGKVIALKDNVDRALADGACPSVENVLVLRRCQNEIGFEAGRDRYWDELLAEQTATCPPVSLSAEHPLFILYTSGTTGKPKGVVHSCGGYMVYTAMTSKLAFGLDQDDIYWCTADIGWITGHSYIVYGILANGITSVMYEGAPDYPDFGRFWQMVEQYKITVFYTAPTAIRAFIKWGDEWPAGSDLSSLRVIGTVGEPINPDVWLWYREHIGGGNCPVVDTWWQTETGGFMITPLAAATPTKPGSATLPMLGVDTEVLAENGEPAGPDQRGLLVIRRPWPSIMRGIYADGWGVTGHPGEFGDLDRFSETYFERFPGLYFTGDAATRDSDGYFWIIGRVDDVLNVSGHRIGTAEVESSLVNHPSVAESAVVGIPDPLTGEAVAAFVTLRAGVAESDDLASELRAHVAQSIGAFTRPKILRFAPALPKTRSGKIMRRLLREIASSGTVAGDITTLEDATVVEALAASGDDED
- a CDS encoding xylose isomerase codes for the protein MYDPTPADKFTFGLWTVGNIGRDPFGDPVRDPIPPERIVEKLAGLGAYGVNLHDNDLVPFDATPRERDRIVSSFKQALSDHGLKVPMATTNLFTHPVFKEGAFTANDPAVRRFALQKTMRSIDLGAELGATTYVFWGGREGAEVDAAKDLTGGYARFREALNFLCEYCNDQGYGMRFALEPKPNEPRGHLFLPTVGSMLGFIATLDHPEMVGVNPEVAHETMAGLNFPHAVAQALDAGKLFHIDLNDQDMDRYDQDFRFGSVQLKSNFFLVKLLEDSGWDGMRHFDAHAYRTEDEDGVWDFAAGCMRTYLILKEKVSRFNADPEIAEILAGLREQSDEWDEIAAGYSSDRANEVKGAEFDLEMLAAKGYRYERLDQLAVEILLGVR